Proteins encoded together in one Orrella marina window:
- a CDS encoding glycosyltransferase family protein: MLRHESPTRDNPSVRPLFDMVSTIVVRLRHLLHQTVVATTAVESLVVPTRRPAPGLLLLVQFRNERDGLPAFFSNVLPHVDGIIGLNDGSEDGSGDYFQAQPKVLKVIHRPVRTPHRWDEPGNRLALMQAANHYRSQWILALDVDERLERDFRVRVRPYLIAAERLNCHSISQPLREMWDSPYTYRCDGIWGRKRRDRLFRWTEDHQVDPSAFHGTWTSVRQSAEGAQERRPEVPSEVQPEVHPEELLEGQQARSTEQQKKGRSPLVRGRQSIACPLPIYHLGMLTDAQRARRVRKYERLDPMHQFQSIGYAYLNDTNGLRLRHVDSKRPYQPTKEVLPISGMYGQADLLRELTHCIEFVRTNKDLFRISPRDEYLIHESMQRLQPRLNQSVGHLGLTRNPLALLQLSSLFAQSTKPKQPTPSKETTKLFQPTQFTESAGPADSVNSTHPAHPAHSSPTETIGRYRVGYDQPKRGLQETQLAGKAIPRSFVVVGPQSAAQDILIGRLCRNRGYRQLILDPIVGLISTLEDTQLRHMFSRLLWQSMATRYPSGVVFHITDTAFSKMVITQGDLSSSRTWVRACRVMKTSVYWLDSAGQGNPWVRLSAFVPRTVTRLQVRDDQCVDELIRLQSVIEARECSPFFQGGDRGARSMRGCGPGQIRGAQGSQNIQGSQDVQCNRSNRNTPQSHDVKKHLSNSG, from the coding sequence GTGCTGCGTCATGAAAGTCCGACACGAGATAACCCATCTGTTCGTCCGTTGTTCGACATGGTGTCAACGATCGTGGTGAGGTTGAGGCATTTGCTTCATCAGACTGTGGTTGCTACGACAGCCGTGGAGTCTCTAGTCGTTCCCACCAGACGACCAGCACCCGGTCTCTTGTTACTTGTTCAGTTTCGTAACGAGAGAGACGGGTTGCCCGCATTCTTTTCCAATGTGCTGCCGCACGTTGACGGCATCATCGGTTTGAATGACGGCTCTGAGGATGGCTCAGGTGACTACTTTCAAGCTCAGCCTAAAGTGTTGAAGGTCATTCACAGGCCAGTCCGAACCCCTCATCGTTGGGATGAGCCGGGTAACCGGCTGGCATTGATGCAGGCAGCGAATCACTATCGTTCGCAATGGATACTTGCGCTAGACGTCGACGAGCGGCTTGAGCGAGACTTTCGGGTCAGGGTACGACCTTATCTGATTGCTGCTGAACGATTGAACTGCCACAGCATCTCTCAACCTCTGCGCGAAATGTGGGACTCCCCATACACCTACCGCTGTGACGGCATCTGGGGCAGAAAGCGACGCGATCGCCTGTTTCGCTGGACGGAGGACCATCAGGTCGACCCGTCTGCATTTCACGGCACATGGACTTCAGTTCGACAAAGTGCTGAAGGGGCACAAGAAAGACGACCGGAAGTACCGTCAGAAGTACAGCCAGAAGTACACCCAGAAGAACTACTAGAGGGACAACAGGCACGATCAACGGAGCAACAAAAAAAAGGACGCTCACCGCTCGTCCGAGGTCGACAGTCGATTGCCTGTCCGCTCCCGATCTATCACCTGGGTATGCTGACAGACGCACAACGTGCTCGCCGTGTCCGAAAGTACGAGCGACTCGATCCAATGCATCAGTTCCAGTCAATCGGCTACGCCTACCTCAATGACACAAACGGACTGCGTCTACGCCACGTCGACTCAAAACGTCCATATCAACCCACGAAAGAGGTTCTCCCCATATCTGGCATGTATGGTCAGGCTGACTTACTGCGCGAGCTCACGCATTGCATCGAGTTTGTACGCACGAATAAGGATCTGTTTCGGATTTCGCCTCGGGATGAATATCTGATTCACGAAAGCATGCAAAGACTTCAACCAAGGCTCAATCAATCCGTGGGTCATCTTGGTTTGACGCGCAACCCGCTAGCTTTGTTACAGCTATCGTCATTGTTTGCACAGTCAACAAAGCCGAAACAGCCAACGCCGTCAAAAGAAACAACAAAGCTGTTTCAGCCAACACAGTTCACTGAGTCTGCAGGACCTGCAGATTCAGTGAACTCAACTCACCCAGCTCACCCAGCTCACTCGTCTCCGACGGAGACGATCGGTCGTTACAGAGTGGGTTACGATCAACCCAAAAGAGGTTTGCAGGAAACGCAACTCGCCGGGAAAGCGATCCCGCGATCGTTCGTAGTCGTCGGCCCTCAAAGTGCGGCCCAGGATATTCTGATTGGTCGATTGTGTCGCAATCGTGGTTATCGACAGCTGATTCTGGATCCGATTGTCGGACTGATCAGTACGTTGGAAGATACTCAGTTACGGCATATGTTCAGCAGACTGCTGTGGCAGTCCATGGCTACTCGATATCCGTCAGGTGTCGTGTTTCATATCACTGACACTGCATTCAGCAAGATGGTTATCACCCAGGGCGATCTGTCCTCATCGCGGACCTGGGTTCGAGCATGTCGAGTCATGAAGACAAGCGTATATTGGCTGGATTCTGCAGGGCAGGGGAATCCCTGGGTCCGATTGAGTGCATTCGTGCCACGAACCGTCACTCGTTTGCAGGTGCGGGACGATCAATGCGTGGACGAATTGATTCGCCTTCAGTCCGTTATTGAAGCGCGTGAGTGCAGTCCGTTCTTTCAGGGAGGAGACAGGGGTGCCAGATCGATGCGAGGGTGTGGGCCTGGCCAGATTCGGGGTGCTCAGGGTAGTCAGAACATCCAGGGCTCTCAGGATGTTCAGTGCAATCGGAGCAATCGAAATACGCCGCAGAGCCATGACGTCAAGAAACATCTGTCGAATTCTGGCTAA
- a CDS encoding ABC transporter ATP-binding protein, translating to MDNRHSFTLRDEINQIFQVLPRSSRRRAWGLLALSVLTGLFEVLTIGSVFPIILSLTDPDRLVSWLSRIAGTGQLIDPQWVSWFARPVPVLVVFSGVVIVAGLVRMSLIRQTALFAQHAGAEMSVKALDCVLHQPYAFHVDTTSTRTISLVTHKVTMVVNQVMISLIQLITSIVIAACVLTFLCFVNLAVSLIVLLVLLATYLIVGSLSRRKLREFGQENAEQQTQAIAAVQESIGHVREILLTGLQSFFLERFRGHAHRYRHAQAQSTAITASKRHLVEVIVFLLMASLIYFLLQSSTPKEDVLVILGIFALAAQRLLPIVNQIYTAWASLENGRSPLADVMDVLRLSTDGDKLAEVPRVAFRQSVVLRDVDFQHPGAPGVSGAKRRLFERLSIEIFKGQRIGIMGPSGAGKTTLIDLLAGLHRPVSGDLLVDGHVMDRTRIQSWQRCIGYVPQQVFLSDQTIAENIAIGLPIDAIDMERVRFAGKAAGLEDWITSLPLEYRTLCGENGIRLSGGQRQRIGIARVLYSRKPVLILDEPTSALDVRTEAEIMDSIMALDRDMTVVIVTHRQSLLSRFDQVCWVEQGKVKPCMPSITQSPVEGAEGGHLFRTLRSSDTDNAGPAQKATTT from the coding sequence TTGGATAACAGGCATTCATTCACTTTGCGCGACGAGATCAACCAGATTTTTCAGGTCTTGCCCCGCTCGTCTCGCCGGCGCGCATGGGGGTTACTTGCGCTATCGGTTCTGACGGGTCTGTTCGAAGTCCTGACAATCGGCTCGGTCTTTCCCATCATCTTGAGTCTGACCGATCCGGATCGGCTGGTATCGTGGTTGTCACGAATTGCCGGGACTGGACAGTTGATTGATCCGCAGTGGGTGTCGTGGTTCGCACGCCCTGTACCCGTGCTGGTGGTGTTTTCCGGGGTGGTGATTGTGGCAGGCCTTGTCAGAATGTCTCTGATCCGGCAAACGGCATTGTTTGCCCAGCACGCTGGTGCGGAAATGTCAGTCAAGGCGCTGGACTGTGTCTTGCATCAACCCTATGCCTTTCACGTGGACACGACCAGCACCCGGACGATTTCACTGGTGACGCACAAAGTGACGATGGTGGTCAATCAGGTGATGATCTCGCTGATTCAGTTGATCACCTCGATCGTCATTGCCGCCTGCGTCCTGACATTTCTGTGTTTTGTGAATCTGGCGGTCTCTCTGATTGTTTTACTGGTTCTGCTCGCGACCTACCTCATTGTTGGCTCGCTTTCCAGGCGCAAGTTACGCGAATTTGGCCAGGAGAACGCCGAGCAGCAGACGCAGGCAATCGCGGCCGTCCAGGAAAGCATCGGACATGTTCGAGAAATTCTGCTGACAGGCTTGCAGTCATTCTTTCTGGAACGGTTTCGTGGCCACGCCCACCGTTATCGCCACGCGCAGGCGCAGAGCACTGCAATCACTGCCAGTAAACGCCATCTGGTTGAAGTCATCGTGTTTCTGTTGATGGCCTCGCTCATTTACTTCTTGCTGCAAAGCAGCACCCCGAAAGAAGACGTACTGGTCATTCTCGGTATCTTTGCGCTGGCGGCACAACGTTTACTGCCGATCGTGAACCAGATCTACACCGCCTGGGCCAGCCTGGAAAATGGTCGCAGCCCCCTGGCTGATGTGATGGACGTACTTCGTCTGTCGACTGATGGCGACAAGCTCGCCGAGGTGCCAAGGGTTGCCTTTCGACAAAGTGTTGTACTACGTGATGTCGACTTCCAGCATCCCGGTGCGCCCGGTGTGTCCGGTGCGAAGAGGAGGCTGTTCGAGCGTCTGTCGATCGAGATTTTTAAGGGTCAGCGAATCGGGATCATGGGCCCTAGTGGTGCCGGCAAAACCACCTTGATTGACTTGTTGGCGGGGCTTCACAGACCTGTGTCGGGTGACTTGCTGGTCGATGGACACGTCATGGACCGAACCCGCATCCAATCCTGGCAACGGTGTATCGGTTACGTACCTCAGCAAGTGTTCCTGTCGGACCAGACAATCGCCGAGAACATTGCCATTGGCCTCCCCATTGATGCGATCGACATGGAGCGTGTGCGGTTTGCGGGCAAGGCGGCAGGTCTGGAAGACTGGATCACTTCGTTGCCCCTGGAATACCGGACCCTCTGCGGAGAGAACGGCATTCGCCTCTCGGGTGGACAGCGCCAGCGCATTGGTATTGCCCGGGTCCTGTATTCGCGCAAGCCAGTATTAATACTGGATGAACCCACCAGCGCACTCGACGTCCGGACCGAGGCTGAAATCATGGACTCCATCATGGCGCTCGATCGAGATATGACCGTGGTCATCGTGACTCACCGCCAGTCGCTGCTAAGCCGATTCGATCAGGTCTGCTGGGTCGAGCAGGGCAAAGTCAAGCCATGCATGCCATCTATAACGCAGAGCCCCGTTGAAGGCGCAGAAGGGGGCCATTTATTCAGGACTCTTCGTTCGAGCGATACTGACAATGCAGGTCCGGCTCAGAAAGCGACGACAACATGA
- a CDS encoding NTP transferase domain-containing protein, whose translation MTKTEHWPANTDRNRTPPQVEVVILAAGQGQRFEASGGQGHKALAPIWDQRGTLELLLSRLRKCGNQHEGQFGEPRHLPVTVVTGRWADSIQAVAQRYNANVVHNPDHANATLLQSLVYAIKHRCTNRVSGASCVGCVRCGICVCQADRVLVLFADTLYSLKALQTLVQACMREAKSDPGLECLSTGQETRVSTSHHSQNPPQIRSQPCALVAISPAPAKHARLQVMSTAVRSVRAEDARGDSVDSRQASASTDSHYTEGAWPEQTRVHVTDDNKVLRFDDPDSEWQMAHAVVWPRHMMTRLVEAVDVAQQTNVSRQWQVLQQIIETASKPATSAVRAVRLPAWSTFDVDTIDDLTALQHDHRVHQEHLEYFDSHVSKERTLGSEPDALLDQVYRKYCESPSLLDMNSRCYGTCTQYARMFLQTRSVFTVNVWN comes from the coding sequence ATGACCAAAACGGAACATTGGCCAGCAAACACAGATCGTAATCGCACTCCACCTCAGGTCGAGGTCGTCATTCTTGCTGCTGGCCAGGGGCAACGGTTCGAAGCCAGTGGTGGTCAGGGACACAAGGCGCTGGCTCCAATCTGGGATCAACGCGGAACCCTGGAATTGCTCCTTTCCCGACTCAGGAAGTGTGGTAATCAGCATGAAGGTCAGTTTGGTGAACCTCGACATCTGCCCGTGACCGTTGTCACGGGCAGATGGGCTGACTCGATTCAGGCCGTTGCCCAGCGTTACAACGCAAACGTGGTGCATAATCCCGACCATGCCAACGCCACCTTGCTGCAAAGTCTTGTGTATGCCATCAAGCACAGATGCACAAATCGTGTCAGCGGTGCAAGTTGTGTGGGCTGTGTGAGGTGTGGGATCTGTGTATGCCAGGCGGATCGCGTTCTGGTCCTGTTTGCCGACACGCTGTATTCCCTCAAGGCACTACAGACACTTGTGCAGGCTTGTATGCGGGAAGCAAAGAGCGATCCTGGCCTGGAATGCCTTTCAACTGGGCAAGAAACCCGAGTATCAACAAGTCATCACTCGCAAAACCCTCCTCAGATCCGAAGTCAGCCGTGCGCGCTGGTTGCGATTTCTCCGGCACCGGCTAAACATGCGAGATTGCAGGTCATGTCCACTGCTGTGCGCAGCGTCAGAGCCGAGGATGCACGAGGCGATTCAGTGGACAGTCGCCAAGCGAGTGCTTCGACAGACAGTCACTACACGGAAGGAGCGTGGCCGGAACAAACTCGTGTGCACGTGACCGACGATAACAAGGTGCTGCGGTTCGATGACCCTGATTCCGAATGGCAGATGGCCCACGCGGTCGTTTGGCCCAGACACATGATGACTCGTCTCGTTGAAGCGGTCGACGTTGCACAGCAAACAAACGTGAGTCGGCAATGGCAGGTTTTGCAACAGATCATCGAGACGGCGTCCAAACCGGCAACATCAGCGGTGAGGGCGGTCAGATTGCCTGCATGGTCCACATTCGATGTCGATACCATCGATGACCTGACCGCTTTGCAACACGATCATCGCGTCCATCAGGAGCATCTCGAGTACTTTGACAGCCATGTTTCAAAGGAGCGCACACTGGGTAGTGAACCCGATGCACTGCTTGATCAGGTGTATCGCAAGTACTGCGAATCCCCGAGTCTGCTCGACATGAATTCAAGGTGTTACGGCACCTGCACACAATACGCCCGGATGTTTTTACAAACCCGGTCGGTGTTCACGGTCAATGTCTGGAACTGA
- a CDS encoding glycosyltransferase has translation MQGLDQCPDPTSGLRRDPEDFQDSQDSTELRISIIVPTYNKATHLARLLPSILAQTVSPQDYEVIIVDDGSTDETPTVAQAFKDQFTHFLYVRQENKGIGGARNTGLKYARGELISFLADDYVLAPAYLEKLSAQFDNPEVQGVRPLFDSLGRTAVEMAVFTLLMSGMKRQHMASKQLLHAPLSVHAWGGAAMTRRCLFEQHGPFLETFATGEDSEYATRLDRSGIRIHVYNEVLFQIKNRTAFLDACRRMHQYAVNGVLIRQQFYGVQALRPARRRPLPVRLAGLVVNPVINTFLCTDSFLQALRVAPLTLTMTLSAIAGTYRTRWQLRRRGVAAYRPPTSASISALSAESVANRVPDADSQVSQVAPISPIAPSTSVATVTTVSSAVPPVK, from the coding sequence TTGCAGGGTTTAGATCAATGCCCGGACCCGACAAGCGGATTACGGCGCGACCCGGAAGACTTTCAGGATAGTCAGGACAGCACCGAACTGCGCATATCGATCATCGTCCCGACCTACAACAAAGCCACGCATCTGGCACGGTTGCTTCCCAGTATTCTGGCCCAGACCGTAAGCCCTCAAGACTACGAAGTGATCATTGTTGATGATGGCTCTACGGATGAGACACCTACGGTCGCGCAGGCATTCAAAGACCAGTTCACCCATTTTCTGTATGTTCGGCAAGAGAACAAAGGCATTGGCGGAGCACGTAACACGGGTTTGAAGTATGCCAGGGGAGAGCTGATCAGCTTTCTGGCAGACGACTATGTGCTTGCACCCGCTTACCTGGAAAAGCTCTCTGCCCAGTTCGACAATCCCGAAGTACAAGGTGTAAGACCACTGTTTGATTCGCTGGGTCGGACGGCTGTCGAGATGGCGGTGTTTACACTGTTGATGAGCGGGATGAAGCGGCAACATATGGCATCAAAACAACTGCTCCACGCTCCACTATCTGTCCACGCGTGGGGTGGGGCGGCGATGACCCGACGATGCCTTTTTGAACAACACGGACCTTTTCTGGAAACGTTTGCCACAGGAGAGGACAGCGAGTACGCGACGCGCCTGGATCGCTCAGGAATCCGCATACATGTCTATAACGAGGTTCTGTTTCAAATCAAGAATCGCACAGCCTTTCTGGATGCCTGCCGTCGAATGCACCAGTACGCGGTCAATGGTGTCTTGATCAGACAGCAATTTTATGGCGTCCAGGCGCTACGCCCCGCGCGTCGAAGGCCATTGCCGGTACGGCTGGCCGGTCTGGTCGTGAATCCCGTCATCAATACATTTCTGTGCACTGACAGCTTTCTGCAGGCATTGAGAGTGGCACCGTTGACTTTAACCATGACGCTCTCTGCCATCGCTGGCACGTATCGAACTCGCTGGCAACTGCGTCGGCGTGGCGTAGCAGCATATCGACCCCCAACATCGGCCAGCATATCTGCGCTTTCCGCCGAGTCGGTTGCAAACCGGGTTCCTGACGCGGATTCTCAGGTTTCACAGGTCGCGCCGATTTCCCCAATTGCCCCAAGTACCTCAGTTGCTACTGTTACTACCGTTTCTTCAGCTGTTCCACCGGTTAAATGA
- a CDS encoding LicD family protein, producing the protein MTLPLNPDDSYTLTQADLTSLQDGLLRLLVEFDRVCQKLGIPYQLGAGTLLGAVRHQGFVPWDDDADVCLLRSDYERLLALGSSELSPGFFLQHAGSEPAHPWLFAKLRLDGTEFVCPETQARDIHQGIYLDIFPFDDVRPHSATGKAHLELTRWVRIARAIYQTGRQRKLATRRAYPVRLIVNLAYRFVRDPAITGCSDFALSD; encoded by the coding sequence ATGACTCTGCCGCTCAATCCAGACGACTCCTATACGCTGACACAGGCGGATCTGACTTCTTTGCAGGATGGACTCTTGCGTCTGCTTGTTGAGTTTGATCGTGTTTGCCAGAAACTGGGTATTCCGTATCAACTCGGTGCGGGCACGCTTCTGGGTGCAGTAAGACATCAAGGGTTTGTGCCGTGGGACGACGACGCGGATGTCTGTCTGCTTCGATCGGACTACGAACGTTTGCTGGCCCTGGGTTCATCTGAGCTGTCACCTGGGTTCTTCTTGCAGCACGCGGGATCGGAACCTGCTCATCCGTGGCTCTTCGCCAAGTTAAGGCTCGACGGTACCGAGTTTGTCTGCCCTGAAACACAAGCGAGGGATATTCACCAAGGTATCTACCTCGACATCTTTCCGTTCGATGATGTCAGGCCTCACAGTGCGACAGGGAAGGCCCATCTTGAGCTCACCCGCTGGGTTCGTATCGCACGAGCGATCTATCAGACAGGCCGACAAAGAAAGCTCGCCACACGCAGAGCTTATCCAGTGCGCCTGATAGTGAATCTCGCGTATCGATTCGTACGCGATCCAGCAATAACAGGATGTTCAGATTTCGCGCTGAGTGATTAA